CTTGGCCGGAAGCCCTCCTTTCAGTTCCTCCACCAGGAACCAAACCATCACGACCGTTAACGTGCCGAAGAGGGCAGGAAAGAAACGTACCCAGAATAACCCTCCACCCAACAACTGGATTATTGCGGCAATCCACGAGGTAAAAGGAGGCACTGAAATGTACCCCGCAGCCGGATGAAAAGCCTGGTCGAGATAGAGAAACTCATCGCGGTGCAGTTCGTATTCCGGATTGACCATGACGTACTGCAAAACAAATTTGACAAGAACCAAAAGAAACAGCATGCCGTAGCGGGAGAAAAGGGAAAATATCCTCTTTATTTTCTTTTGGCCGGTCGATACGCAATTTTTTTTATCAGCATTCACTTGACCACTTCCGCAAAATCTTCCATGTTTTCATCCACGTATGCTGCAATAACAGAAGTCTCTTCCTCTTCTATTTCCATATACTTTTCTTCCAATTCATCGAACTGTTCGAATTGTTCATACATGGCCATGAATTCCTCTTCGGTGGTGTCACGCTCGAGTTCAGCCCGGTGGCTATCGTAAATTTCCTTGGCTTTGTACAGGATTTTCGATAACCCTTTAGCTCCCATCGACTTCAAGGCCTTCGCCGCAGGGTTGTCAAAAAGGTACCCGCCGTATCCGTTCTGGATCAACTGCACGAAACCCCCTTCGCGCACTTCGTCCGTAAAAAACCGGAAAGCCAGAAGCGTGTGTTGGTAACCATTTAGCTTATGCATGTTCTCTGCCGTAATGCCCCCGTCTAACACTTCCAGGTAAGCATCGGTAAACACCTTCAGAAATTCATCCATGCCTTTTTCGGCTGCCTTGATAATCTTTTGTTCGGGAATTTGAATCATATTACTTCACGTTTTATTTGTTTTTAATAAATTTTGAAGGTGTTACCTGCCGTATAAAAAACTCATCGGTGTGAAAATAGCTGGATGAAGAAAAAAAGTAGGGCTGCCACAACAATAATCAGGGAGACAATGGCAATAATTTGATATTGCCGTTTTTTTTGTGAAGAAATTTCCTCAGCTTTTTCTATTTCAACGCTTTCTATGTTCCGTAAGTATTCTTCCGTTATGCGCGGCCGCTTATGCGACCTGAATCTTCCGCCTCCGACCTCCTTTCTTTGTGTGCGGTTTAGCTCCAGCTTCTTTATCATGTCCAGCATGTGTCCTTCACCACCCATAATACTAAGTGTTTGATTGCTCACACCAAAGTTAAACAATTTCGCTGAATAACTACAAGGTTGGGAAAAAAACAGTACTTTTGCAGCAGTATTCACAAATAATATTAATCTTAAACAATGGCAATTATTAAACCATTCAAGGGTGTTCGTCCACCCAAACAATTCGTAAAAGAGGTTGCATCGCGTCCGTATGATGTGCTAAATTCTGACGAGGCCCGCCGGGAAGCCGAAGGAAATGAAAAATCGCTCTATCGAATCATTAAACCGGAAATTGAATTTCCGGTTGGAAAAGATGAACACGACGAGGATGTGTACGCGAAGGCTGCAGAGAATTTCCGGTTGTTTCAAGACAAAGGCTGGTTGGTGCAGGACGAAAAAGAAATGTATTACGTGTATGCACAGACAATGAACGGCAAGACGCAATATGGCCTGGTGGTCGGTGCTTACGTGGAAGATTACATAAACGGTAAAATCAAGAAACATGAGTTAACCCGGCGCGATAAAGAAGAAGACCGGATGAAGCATGTGCGTGTGAACGATGCCAATATTGAACCCGTATTTTTTGCTTACCATTACAATGAAGAGATTAATGCCATAATAGCGCGGATTATCAGGCAGGAAGCTGAATATGATTTTATTTCCGTAGACGGTGTAGGACACCATTTCTGGCTGATTGACAATGATACCGATATCCGCCGCATTACCGAAATTTTCGCCACTTTCCCGGCCATGTATATTGCTGATGGACACCACCGCTCCGCAGCGGCTGCCCTTGTAGGTGCTGAAAAGGCAAAGAATAATCCTTACCACAGGGGGGATGAGGAGTATAACTATTTTATGGCGGTCTGTTTTCCGGACAATCAGTTGACAATTATCGATTACAACCGGGTGGTAAAGGATTTGAACGGATTATCCCCTGACGCATTTTTGAAAAAACTGGAAAAGAATTTCCTGGTTGAGCCTACCGGTTCCGAAATACAGAAACCCGGAAACTTACACAACTTCTCGGTATATCTCGACGGACGTTCATTCAGTGTGACGGCAAAACCCGGAACCTATGACGATAACGACCCTATAGGTGCACTGGATGTAACGGTTACATCCCTCCTTATCCTGGACGAGATTTTGGGAATAAAAGACCTGCGTTCCGATAAGCGTATTGATTTCGTGGGGGGAATCCGTGGCTTGGGAGAATTGAAAAAACGGGTGGACACCGGAGAAATGGCATTGGCGATAGCACTTTATCCTGTATCCATGAAGCAGTTGATGGATATTGCTGATTCTGGCAACATCATGCCTCCCAAAACAACGTGGTTTGAACCGAAACTTCGTTCAGGCCTGGTAATCCATAAACTTTCGTAAATCACAGGGAATAATGCCCAAAGTAACAGACCGGATGGAAATGGCAAATAATGCGGTAATGATAAGAAAAGAATCGGAAAAAATTTTTACCGAAATTGTCGGACATTACCGCTATTTACATCAACATCCCGAGCTTTCCTATAAAGAAGAAAATACGGCAAGGTACATTACGGAGTTTTTGGATATCGAAAAAATTCCGTACCGCAGAAATATCGGAGGATATGGAATTCTGGCGTGGGTCGTAGGTGAAAAAGAAGGGGGTGGCAAAACTGCCGCTTTTGTTGCCGATATGGATGCTTTGCCTGTACACGAAAGAAATGATGTGCCGTATAAATCGGTGACCGATGGTATCATGCATGCCTGTGGCCACGATTCACACACGGCATCGTTGATGGGGACAGCCAAAATAGTGAATTCGCTGCGAAGTGAATTTTCCGGCACGGTATTGTTTGTGTTTCAACCTGGAGAGGAACAATCGCCCGGTGGAGCCGCCTTGATGTTAAAAGACGGCGTTTTCCGGGATTTTAACCCCGATTTCGTAATAAAACAGCATGCTTATGTGGACTTACCAGCCGGAATGGTGGCATTCCAAACCGGAACGGTAATGGCATCTGCCGATGAAATTCACATTAAGGTAAAAGGAGAGGGTGGCCACGGCGCATTACCTCATGAACTGAACGATACGGTGCTGGCTGCTTCGAACATCCTTATTGCTCTTCAACAAGTGGTAAGCCGTCGCAGAAATCCGTTTCAACCCATGACACTTTCTTTCGGGAAATTCATTGCCGACGGTGCAACCAACGTTATTCCTTCGGAAGTAGTGCTTGCCGGCTCACTCAGGTGTATGGACGAAAGCGAACGACAGAAGATGCTTGGTGTCATCCCGCAAATTATTGATTCGGTATCTGCTGCCTATGGGTGTAGCTGTGAGATTGTTATGCCTGAAGGTTATCCGTGCACCGTCAGTCATGCTGCTGTAACTGAAAAAGTACGTTCGCAGGCTATTGAATTTTTAGGCGAAGCCGGGGTTTCGGAGTACCCCGTACGCATGACAGCAGAGGATTTTGGCTTTTTTTCCCAGCAATATCCGTGCTGTTTTTATCGGTTTGGTGTGGCCGACAGAAGCGGGGCTTGCGGCAAGCTTCACTCATCCAATTTTCTCATCGACGAAAAGGCATTGTTAACCGCTTCATCGTTATTTGCTTTTATTGCTCTCGATTCACTTGAAAGGTAATAATTTATTCGTTTTTTGCTGTTAGGAACCTGTTTTTTTATATTTTTGTAAAAAAATAATCATTTTTCTAACAAATTAAAAGTATAACTATGGCTTATCATGATTTAGACGAACTGGATGGGAAAATCCTGAAACTTATTGTAAACAACGCACGAATTCCCTTTCTTGAAGTAGCCCGCGAATGTGGTGTGTCGGGTGCAGCCATTCACCAACGCGTACAGAAATTAGTCAATTTAGGCGTTATCAAGGGATCTGAATTTATCCTTGATGCTGAAAAGATAGGTTACGAAACGTGTGCTTATGTGGGGTTGTTTCTTGTATCGCCTTCGTCTTTCGATAGCGTAGTGAAAGAATTGGAGAAAATCCCCGAAGTGGTGGAGTGTTATTACACTACCGGGCAGTATGACCTGTTAATTAAAGTGTTCGCTAAAAACAACAAAGATCTACTTCGTATTATCCACAGTCAGCTTCAACCTCTTGGTCTGGCCAGAACCGAAACGTTGATGTGCTTCAAAGATGCTTTTCGCAAGAAATTGCCGATAGATTTTTCGTAAAAAAATTATTACCTGTTTTATTTCAAAGTCAGATGGTGGGCAAAAAAAAAATATTGATATTTATTTTTGTTTTTACCGGTTTGCTATTCTGTGCTGGTAATGCCGGAGTTCCAGGTAAAAAAGTGGAAGGAATAGGCAATGAAAAGCAGATTGCTGACTTTATTCTCACTAATGTTATAAGACTTTATGATGTTCCTGAACACGGATTGTTGTCGGAAACCTATCCGATAAATCCCGATCACAAAGTAAATTACCTGGCTGAGGGGAGCACTCAAAAACAAAAACAGGAAGTGTCTTTTTTATGGCCTTACTCGGGTGTGATTTCTGGAACGGTTGCCCTGTATGCTTTTACGAAGGAAAAAAAATACCTTGATCTGATGGAGAAGCGCTTGTTGCCGGGGTTGGAGAAATACTTCGATACATCGCGTCACCCCGGAGGTTATCAGTCTTATCCTATTTTTGCGGGACACAGTGATAGGTTCTATGATGATAATGTATGGCTGGCACTTGATTTTTGTACGTTCTACGCAAATACTCAAAACAAGAAATACCTCGATAAAGCACTTGAAATATATGACTTTGTTTACAGCGGATGGGACGGTAACCTGGGTGGGGGAGTTTATTGGTGTGAGCAAAAAAAAACCAGTAAAAACACCTGCTCCAATGCTCCGTCAGCCGTACTCAGTGCCAGGTTGTATCAGTTAACCGGCGATGAAAAATTCCTTTCACGTGCAGTAGAGACTTATCTCTGGACAAAAAACAATTTACTGGACCGGTCTGATTTTGTTTATTGGGATAATGTTGCGCTTGATGGAAAAATTGATAAAAGGAAATATACTTACAACAGCGGGCAAATGATCGAAGCGGGAGTTTTGCTTTACCAGATTACCGGTGACAGAACATACCTGACTGATGCTCAAAAAACAGCATCGGGAACTTATCAATATTTTACAACTGTTGAATCAACTGCGGAGGGAAGAATAGTGTTCTATCCCGATACTCCGTGGTTTAATGCAATACTTTTCAGGGGATTAAAAGCGCTTTATATCGTGGACGGAAACAAGAAATATATTCAATCCATGCTTGAAAACGCTCACTTTGCCTGGAGCAATACAGCAGATGAGCATAACCTGCTTGGAAAAGACTGGAGGAAAAAGTCGACACAACCCTATAAATGGTTGCTCGATAATGCTTGTATGATTGAACTTTTCGCCGGACTCGGCGACATTACTAAAATTAAGTGAATAAAAATGACTTCAAGGAGAAATTTTATCAAAAAAAGTGCCCTGGGGCTTACGGCCTTGGCTGTAAATCCTTCCTGGGCGAAAGGAAAAATCACAACTTCCGGCCAGGCGGGTAAATATGTGTCACGACGGCCTCCTGTTTCTGAAAGAAAATTTGTTTCAAGGGCTGTGGAAACGACCATCACAAGGGTTAAGTCCAAGATTAAAGATGAAAAATTGGCTTGGATGTTCGAGAACTGTTTTCCGAACACGTTGGATACAACCGTGAATTTTTCAATGAGAAACGGGAAACCCGATACTTTTGTAATTACGGGGGACATCGATGCCATGTGGCTTCGTGACTCCTCGGCGCAAGTTTGGCCTTATCTTCCTTTAATGAACGAAGACAATCAACTCAAACAGATGATTGCAGGCGTTGTAAACAGGCAAACGCAGTGTATACTTGTCGACCCTTATGCGAACGCATTTTATCCTAATCCTAATCCCAAAGGGGAATGGAGAACGGACAATACCGATATGAAACCCGAGGTGCACGAGCGCAAGTGGGAAATTGATTCACTTTGTTATCCTATTCGTCTGGCTTACCATTATTGGAAAACGACCAACGATACCTCGGTCTTTGATGCCGATTGGCGAAAAGCGATGGCATTGGTGTTGAAAACCTTCAGGGAACAACAACGAAAAGAAAATGAAGGGCCATATACTTTCCTACGTGTTACCGACCGCCAGTTGGATACGGTAAATAATAAGGGATTGGGGAATCCTGTGAATCCTGTCGGATTAATCGTTTCTTCGTTCCGTCCTTCGGATGATGCTACCACTTTTGGATTTCTGGTTCCTTCCAATATGTTTGCCGTAACCTCGCTGAAGCAATTGGTCGAAATTTCGGAATCGGTTACCAAGGATGCTTCTTTTGCGAAAGAGTGCAAATCCCTGGCCGACGAGGTTGATGTAGCTGTTAAGAAATATGCGGTCACCACACATCCCAACCACGGTCAAATCTACGCATTTGAAGTGGACGGATTTGGAAATTATTACCTGATGGACGATGCTAATGTCCCAAGTTTATTGGCAATTCCGTACTTGGGTGGCGAATGTGACGATGACGCTATCTACCGAAATACGCGTAATTTCGTGTTGAGCAAAGATAATCCGTATTTCTTTAAAGGAACTGCAGGGGAGGGAATTGGTGGACCACACATCGGTTATGATATGATTTGGCCCATGAGTATTATTTTGCGTGCAATTACAAGCCAGAGCGACGATGAGATTCGACATTGTATACAAATGCTTCGTGATACTGACGCCGGTACCGGATTCATGCATGAATCGTTTCATAAAAATGATCCTGCAAATTTTACACGAACATGGTTCGCATGGGTTAACACTCTTTTTGGAGAATTGATTCTTAAATTAGAGAAGGAAAATAAAATGAACCTATTAAACACTTAAAAATAAGCGTAATGAAATCAAATTCAGTGTTTCTTCTTTTGTTGCTGAGCGTTTATCTTGTTCACGCACAGGATAAATTAGAACCGGTTGATTATGTGAGTATTCTTGTAGGAACTCAATCCAAGTTTGAACTTTCCAACGGAAATACCTATCCTGTCATTGCCCTGCCGTGGGCAATGAATTTTTGGACTCCTCAGACAGGAAAAATGGGCGATGGATGGATTTACCGCTACGATGCGGATAAGATCCGCGGATTTAAGCAGACACACCAACCAAGTCCCTGGATGAACGATTATGGCCAGTTCTCGATTATGCCAATTGTTGGCAAAACGGTTTTTAACGAAGAAGAACGTGCCAGTTGGTTTTCGCACAAGGCGGAGATTGCCAAACCTTATTATTACAGCGTTTATCTGGCAGATTACGATGTGACAACCGAAATTACACCAACGGAACGCGCGGCTATTTTCCGTTTCACGTTTCCCGAAACCGAAGACGCAAACCTGATAATCGATGCTTTCAATAAAGGATCTTCGGTGGAGGTTTTGCCTGAAAAAAATGCAATTATCGGCTATACAACCCGTAATAGCGGCGGAGTCCCCGATAATTTCAAAAACCATTTTGTAATTGTTTTCGATAAGCCGTTTCGAACATATTTTGACGTAAGAGATGCAATGATCGGAAAGAAAAAAGCCGATAAAACGCAAAGCGATCATTCCGGAGCAATCGTTAAATTCAAAACACAGCGCGGCGAGCAAATAGTAGCGCGCGTTGCATCCTCTTTCATCAGTTACGATCAGGCGTGGCAAAACCTGAAAGAGGTTGAAAGCAAGAGTTTCGAAAATGTTAAGCAGGAAGGCAGAAAATCGTGGAATGAAGTATTGGGCAAAGTAGAGATTGAAGATGACAATATTGACAACAAACGCACTTTTTATTCCACCCTTTATCGTTCAACGCTCTTTCCCCGTAAGTTTTACGAAATTGATGCCCAGGGAAATGCAATACATTATAGCCCTTACAACGGGCAGGTACTCCCCGGATATATGTATACAGATACCGGATTTTGGGATACATTCCGTTCCCTGTTTCCTTTGCTGAATTTGATGTACCCGTCTGTCAACAAGGAGATTCAGGAGGGGTTGATTAATACGTACAAAGAGAGCGGCTTCCTGCCTGAATGGGCAAGTCCTGGACACCGTGGAATCATGATTGGGAACAATTCGGCTTCGGTGGTGGCCGATGCTTACCTGAAAGGGTTACGCGGCTACGATATCGAAACGCTTTATGAGGCAATGATACACGGAACGGAGAATGTACATCCGAAGGTCTCGTCTACCGGGCGGTTGGGGCATGAATATTACAATACACTTGGCTACGTTCCTTATGATGTGAAGATCAAAGAAAATGCGGCGCGCACGCTGGAATACGCGTATGCCGACTGGACAATTTATAAATTGGCCAAAGCCTTGAACCGTCCCCAGGCGGAGATCGACCTATACGCGAAACGTTGCCAAAATTACCGTAATTTGTATTCACCTGAGTACAAACTGATGAGGGGCAAGAACAAGGACGGAACGTTTCAGTCGCCTTTCAGCCCCACGAAATGGGGGGATGCATTTACCGAAGGCAACAGTTGGCACTACACCTGGTCGGTATTTCACGATCCGCAAGGATTGATCGATCTGATGGGTGGAAACAAGGAATTTGTGAATATGCTGGATTCTGTTTTCAAGATGCCACCGGTTTTTGACGATAGCTATTACGGATTTCCTATTCACGAAATCCGGGAGATGCAGATTATGAATATGGGGCAGTATGCTCACGGGAATCAACCCATTCAGCACATGGTATACCTCTACAATTATGCAGGAGAACCCTGGAAAACCCAATACTGGGCGCGTGAAGTGATGAATAAACTTTATACGCCCGCTCCCGACGGTTATTGCGGTGATGAAGATAACGGGCAAACGTCGGCATGGTATGTTTTTTCTGCTATGGGATTTTACCCGGTTTGTCCGGGAAGCGATGAATATATCCTGGGGTCACCGTTGTTTGAGAAAATAACCGTTCACCTGGAAAACGGGAGAAAACTACTGATAAATTCTCCAGGGAACAGTAAGTCAACTCGTTACATTTCGGACTTTAGATTGAACGGAAAAACGTATACCAAAAACTACGTGAAGCATCAGGATTTGATGGAAGGAGCCAGAATTGATGTGAAGATGTCGGATAAACCGAACAGGACAAGGGGAATCCGAAAGTCCGATTTTCCGTATTCGTTTTCCAACGAGAATAAATAACAAAAAAAGTGCTGAAATTTACTTCAGCACTTTTTCTTTGTCTATTTTCAAATTCTTCCCTGCCGGGTGAGAAACTTTCACAAAGATATTGTTGAATTCGAAAACAAACGGCTTGAATCTTGTTAGGTCCCAAATCCATTCGCTGAGCTCCACCGTAGTGACACCTTGATGGATAATGTCCAGTTGCTTGGCAGCGGCATACGACAAGTCGATGATTTTATTTCTGGAGTATGGGCCGCGATCGGTTACTTCCACCAGTACCTTCTTTCCGTTTTTCGGATTTATCACTTCCAGTATGGTCCCAAACGGATAGGTTTTGTGAGCGCAAGTGAGGCTGTCTCTATGGTAGGGTATGCCACTTGATGTTTTCCGGCCGTGAAACTTGTCGGCATAATAGGACGCTCCTCCTTTTTGCTGTGCAAAAACAGGGCTATTTAATGTGTTTATAAACAGAATGATAATAAAAAAGAACGACTTTTTCATTGTCTCTTGTTTTGATTTTCACACTGCAAATGTATAAAAAAAATGAGAGTCTCCCATTTTTTTTATTTTTTTTGCCCATAAAGATACCAGATCATTTTTTATCGTGGTTATCTGCAGGCTCACAAACCAGATCCGGAGATGCAGGAGATATTGGGAAGATTGACGCGTTAACCCGTAGAAAAGAAAAAAGGAAAGTATTAAAACTTTCCTTCAGTAGTTGCGGAGATAGGACTTGAACCTATGACCTTTGGGTTATGAGCCCAACGAGCTACCAACTGCTCCACTCCGCGATATGTTTTCATTAATTGAGGTGCAAAGATACAATGTTTTTATTTATAAAACAAGTTTTTTGTATTTCTTTTTTTTTCTGCGACAAAATATGTACTTTTGGTATAAATTTCAAAACCATGTCCGACAGTCTTGTAATTATACCCACGTACAACGAAAAAGAAAACATCGAGAACATTATCCGTACCGTTTTTGGTTTGTCAAAGCCATTTGACATACTGGTTATAGACGATGGGTCGCCCGATGGAACCGCAACCATTGTACGCCATTTGGCAGAAACGGAATTTTCAACCCGGCTTTTTATTCAGGAGCGGTCAGGAAAGTTGGGTTTGGGAACCGCTTATATTCATGGCTTCAAATGGGCTTTAGATCATTCGTACGATTATATTTTTGAGATGGATGCCGATTTTTCCCACAATCCCGACGACTTGCTAAGGCTCTATTCTGCCTGTCACGATGAAGGGTTCGATATGTCGGTGGGATCCCGCTATTGCAGCGGTGTAAATGTAGTTAACTGGCCTATAGGACGTGTCTTGATGTCCTATTTCGCGTCGAAATATGTTCAAATAATAACAGGCGTAGCTATTAAGGATACTACTGCTGGATTTGTATGTTACAAACGAAGGGTATTGGAGGCCATCAACCTGGATGAGATAAAATTCAAAGGCTATGCATTTCAGATCGAGATGAAATATACGGCCTACGCATTGGGATTCAAAATAAAAGAAGTGTCGGTCATATTTGTTAATCGTCAGTTGGGGACCTCCAAAATGAACAGCAGCATTTTTGGGGAAGCTTTTTTTGGTGTCATGAATTTGCGCTGGAGAAAAATATCGGGCAACATTAAACCCAAACAATTATGAAACTTATCCATAAGGCAATCCTTATTAACGAAGGCCGTTCCTTTACGGGTTCTGTACTTGTAGAAGGAGACAGGATTTCGAAAGTATTTGAGAACGAAGTCCCCGAAATTATCCTTCAGCAGTGCGGTGAAATTATCGATGCAAGGGGCTTGTACCTTATTCCCGGGGTATTGGATGATCAGGTGCATTTTCGTGATCCCGGACTTACGCACAAGGGTGATATTTATTCGGAGAGCAGGGCCGCTGTCGCTGGAGGCGTAACCTCGTTTATGGAAATGCCCAATACCAACCCGCAAACCGTGACGATAGATGCTTTGCACGAAAAGTTTGATCTGGCCGCACAAAAATCCATTGCCAATTATTCGTTTTACCTGGGTGCCACCAACGACAACATCAAGGAACTGAAAAAAGTCGACAAAAAGAACGTTTGCGGGGTGAAAGTGTTTATGGGCGCTTCTACCGGAAACATGCTGGTAGACAACGCAAAAACACTGCAGCGGATCTTTGCCGAAGTAGATTCGCTAATTGCCACGCATTGCGAGAACGAGGAAATTATCCGTGACAATGTGGATGCCTACAGGAAGCGGTTCGGAGAAGATATTCCTGTTCTGTACCATCCGCTTATCCGCAGTGAAGAAGCATGCTTCCGCTCTTCGGCACAAGCTGCGGAACTCGCTGACAAGTACGGTTCCCGCCTGCATGTGTTGCATCTTTCCACTGCCAGGGAAATGAGTTTGTTCAGTAAGTCGTCTGTAAAAGACAAAAAAATAACAGCAGAAGTATGCGTTCATCACCTTTGGTTTACCGATGAGGATTATGCCCGGTTGGGCACACGCATCAAATGGAATCCGGCGATAAAAACGCGTGCAGACCGTGATGCCTTGCGTTCTGCGCTGATATCGGGAAAGCTGGATATTGTGGCAACTGATCATGCTCCGCATTTGTTGAGCGAGAAAGAGGGCGGTTGCCTGAAAGCTTCCTCTGGCGGGCCGTTGGTTCAACACTCCCTGCAGGCTATGTTGGAGTTGTCGTTACAAGGGCTCTGGTCGAAAGAATTTGTTGTGGAAAAAATGTGCCATGCGCCTGCAGAACTTTTTCAGGTGAGAGGCCGGGGATATATCCGCGAAGGATATTTTGCCGACCTGGTGCTTGTGAATCCTGATAAACTCTATACCGTAGGCAAAAACAATATCCTGTACAAATGTGGTTGGTCGCCGTTCGAAGGTGAAACTTTCCGGCACAGCATCGAGAAAACGTTTGTGAACGGGAATCTGGTGTTTGATAACGGCAATGTAGTTGAATCGGCTTCGGGGGAAGCATTGACGTTCGACCGGTAAATCCATGTGAGGTTATGGCCCCTATGTGACAATAATTTTATATCTTTGCGCGAAATCAAGAATAAATAACTGTGAAATTTTTATTTACCGTACAGGGCGAGGGCAGGGGACACTTTACGCAATCGCTCGCATTGGCGTCTATGTTAAGAAAACACGGACACGAAGTGGTGGCCGTATTGGTGGGTAAAGACGACTCGCGACAAATTCCCCGGTTTTATCTCGATAAAATCAATGCGCCTGTTTTTGATTTTAGAAGCCCTAATTTCACCGCATTATACAAACAAAAACGGCCAAACCTCGTATTGAGCGTCATTGGTAATTTTTCGCAATCGTTCATCTTTCGGAAAAGCATTCTTTTCGTCAAATCCAAGATAGAGGAATATCGTCCCGACGCGGTGGTCAATTTTTATGAAATGGTTACCGGAGTGGCTTTTAGAACCTATCGGTTTGATAAGAAGTTAAATGTTCAATTAATCAGCATCGCACACCAGTACATGCTGCTGAATCCGAAATACAAAACCACCAGCGAACAGGACATCAAGTATTATTTTCTTCGGATGATAACGAAGGTTACCTGCCAGTGTTCGTCCAAAATCTTGGCACTTTCGTTCCGTGATATGCCCGGAAGCATTGAGAAGAACCTGGTGGTTGTTCCGCCACTGCTCAGACAGGAGGTCTTTGAAAATGAACCCTCCGACGGAGATTATATCCACGGCTATATGATCAATACCGGATATTACGAGGAAGTGCTGGACTGGCACACTAAAAACCCCCACATTCCGCTGCGCTTCTTCTGGGACAAGAAGGATGCCGATGAGGTGACGGTGATAGACGAAAACCTGATACTGTATCGCATCGATGACGATCTTTTCCTGAAAAGTATGGCGGGCAGTATGGCATATTCCACCACCTCGGGATTTGAGTCGGTGTGCGAGGCACTCTATTACAAAAAACCCATTCTGATGATTCCCGTACACGTGGAGCAGGAGTTTAATGCTTATGATGCCAGCCTTTCCGGAGCGGGAATAAGCAGTACGAAATTTAAACTGAACAAACTGTTGAACTTTATACCGCATTACCGGCCCGATGAAAACTTCCGGGATTGGGTGCATCAGGCGGAAGAACGGTTTATCCGGGAGATCTGCGGCACCAACTAAAAAAGCCCTTAGCCGGGCGGCTAAAGGCTTTTGGTGAAAGAGCCACAAGCGAGATTCGAACTCGCGACCGACGCGTTACGAATGCGTTACTCTACCTACTGAGCTATTGTGGCAACGTTTCGGGTTGCAAAATTATAAAAAATAACCGAAACCGACTAAAATTACATCAAGTTTTTATCGTACGAACGCACTTAGGCTTAATTCCCAAAACAAATCTTTATCGAAAGCATACAATTTGTTGTTTCTCATAAACATATTGGGTGATGCCCGAAATTTCATTAACGCTTTTCCCGAATAATCACAAACGGTGAACTCTTTTTCATCGTTAGTCAGGAATTTATAATTGCCGTTATCGATTGTTTTTTTGAAAACATCCTTCTTGTCATACGTTATTAGTGTTTCTAAACTGTCAGTCAGCGAGA
This portion of the Petrimonas sulfuriphila genome encodes:
- a CDS encoding dihydroorotase produces the protein MKLIHKAILINEGRSFTGSVLVEGDRISKVFENEVPEIILQQCGEIIDARGLYLIPGVLDDQVHFRDPGLTHKGDIYSESRAAVAGGVTSFMEMPNTNPQTVTIDALHEKFDLAAQKSIANYSFYLGATNDNIKELKKVDKKNVCGVKVFMGASTGNMLVDNAKTLQRIFAEVDSLIATHCENEEIIRDNVDAYRKRFGEDIPVLYHPLIRSEEACFRSSAQAAELADKYGSRLHVLHLSTAREMSLFSKSSVKDKKITAEVCVHHLWFTDEDYARLGTRIKWNPAIKTRADRDALRSALISGKLDIVATDHAPHLLSEKEGGCLKASSGGPLVQHSLQAMLELSLQGLWSKEFVVEKMCHAPAELFQVRGRGYIREGYFADLVLVNPDKLYTVGKNNILYKCGWSPFEGETFRHSIEKTFVNGNLVFDNGNVVESASGEALTFDR
- a CDS encoding glycosyltransferase; translation: MKFLFTVQGEGRGHFTQSLALASMLRKHGHEVVAVLVGKDDSRQIPRFYLDKINAPVFDFRSPNFTALYKQKRPNLVLSVIGNFSQSFIFRKSILFVKSKIEEYRPDAVVNFYEMVTGVAFRTYRFDKKLNVQLISIAHQYMLLNPKYKTTSEQDIKYYFLRMITKVTCQCSSKILALSFRDMPGSIEKNLVVVPPLLRQEVFENEPSDGDYIHGYMINTGYYEEVLDWHTKNPHIPLRFFWDKKDADEVTVIDENLILYRIDDDLFLKSMAGSMAYSTTSGFESVCEALYYKKPILMIPVHVEQEFNAYDASLSGAGISSTKFKLNKLLNFIPHYRPDENFRDWVHQAEERFIREICGTN